A region of Nitrospinota bacterium DNA encodes the following proteins:
- a CDS encoding HPr family phosphocarrier protein, whose amino-acid sequence METSRSLTPIINEEEFLPLVQEKCQNFMAILSVHQDETMSVNKLYYFTLLQEAERLEGFLDDHGARSNKRWFGFAELVACVRNFAMAGFHLYHVLDRYSDYLAGESTQLSREFQDSAYKTLERFSAVFNRFYQTLVEEAASQGVSIFTKPMATGQWDLKVTPQLPYTLTDGEDTLEEDERLISIAQSYRKAVRAFRESRLDRKVKAASLGEIIPSRLNETLFAEFETRLHSIQSEYDTYIKGGKVWKHDERANRLRGLTAIPMHLFDFLRWLAHFYERHESDNRKSQLKERIASIAPDEELLNIILNFGLRFSGKYLGEGVKVAERILTSFVKPISYELPIPKPQGFHARPATYVSLVVQEHGTDVFMLVNGEKYDCRSVLDLLQAGGAVADHSLNTVVFEGDRRALDDLKILAENNYCEDRDIPQELSYLRILRNL is encoded by the coding sequence ATGGAAACAAGCAGATCCCTAACGCCCATCATCAATGAGGAAGAGTTCCTTCCCCTGGTGCAGGAGAAATGCCAGAATTTCATGGCGATTCTTTCCGTGCACCAGGATGAGACCATGAGCGTCAACAAGCTCTATTATTTCACCCTGCTTCAGGAGGCTGAGCGGCTGGAGGGTTTCCTGGACGATCATGGCGCCCGCTCCAACAAACGCTGGTTCGGGTTCGCGGAGCTGGTGGCTTGTGTGCGGAACTTCGCCATGGCCGGGTTCCACCTTTATCACGTGCTGGACAGGTATTCAGACTACCTGGCCGGAGAAAGCACCCAGTTAAGCCGGGAGTTCCAGGACAGCGCCTACAAGACGCTGGAGAGGTTCTCGGCGGTGTTCAACAGGTTTTACCAGACGCTGGTGGAAGAGGCCGCGTCCCAGGGTGTGAGCATTTTCACAAAACCCATGGCCACCGGGCAGTGGGACCTGAAAGTGACCCCGCAACTGCCATACACCCTTACCGACGGGGAAGACACCCTGGAGGAGGACGAACGACTCATCTCCATAGCCCAGTCTTACAGGAAAGCGGTTCGCGCGTTCCGCGAAAGCAGGCTGGACCGGAAAGTGAAAGCCGCCTCCCTGGGCGAGATAATACCGTCCAGGCTGAACGAAACCCTGTTCGCGGAGTTTGAGACCCGCCTGCACAGCATCCAGAGCGAGTATGACACGTACATCAAGGGTGGCAAGGTATGGAAGCACGACGAGCGGGCCAACCGCCTTCGGGGGCTCACCGCCATCCCCATGCACCTTTTCGATTTTTTAAGGTGGCTGGCCCATTTTTACGAGCGGCACGAGAGCGACAACCGCAAGAGCCAGTTGAAAGAGCGCATAGCCTCCATCGCTCCCGACGAGGAGTTATTAAACATCATCCTCAACTTCGGCCTGCGGTTCTCCGGGAAATACCTGGGGGAAGGGGTAAAGGTTGCGGAGCGCATACTTACCTCCTTCGTCAAACCCATATCATATGAATTGCCCATTCCGAAACCCCAGGGGTTCCACGCCCGCCCGGCAACATACGTTTCGCTGGTGGTGCAGGAGCACGGCACCGACGTATTCATGCTGGTGAATGGGGAAAAATACGATTGCCGGTCGGTGCTGGACCTGCTTCAGGCCGGAGGCGCCGTGGCCGACCATTCACTCAACACGGTGGTGTTCGAGGGGGACAGGCGCGCGCTGGACGACCTTAAGATACTGGCGGAGAACAATTACTGCGAAGACCGGGACATACCCCAGGAGCTAAGCTACCTGCGGATACTTCGAAACCTTTAA